The following coding sequences are from one Devosia neptuniae window:
- a CDS encoding response regulator transcription factor, translated as MAIDILIAEDEPSILESLDFILRRAGWTISSVTDGEAVLEGVRRLQPRVLVLDVMLPKRSGFDVLKTIRASADTRLLPVLILTAKGQQQDKRIAEELGANEFVTKPYANADVVGAVRRLLGNHGRAA; from the coding sequence TTGGCAATCGACATACTCATTGCCGAGGATGAGCCGAGCATTCTTGAATCGCTCGATTTCATCCTGCGGCGTGCTGGCTGGACGATCAGTTCGGTCACTGATGGCGAGGCGGTACTCGAAGGCGTGCGCCGGCTGCAACCGCGCGTGCTGGTGCTCGATGTGATGCTGCCCAAACGCAGTGGCTTCGACGTGCTCAAGACCATTCGCGCCAGCGCCGATACGCGCCTGCTGCCGGTGCTGATCCTGACGGCCAAGGGCCAGCAGCAGGATAAGCGCATCGCCGAGGAGCTGGGGGCCAACGAATTCGTCACCAAGCCCTATGCCAATGCCGACGTCGTTGGGGCCGTGCGGCGCCTGCTGGGTAATCATGGCCGAGCGGCGTAA